Proteins from a genomic interval of Kitasatospora kifunensis:
- a CDS encoding helix-turn-helix domain-containing protein — protein sequence MDDDTLRTIGELAHLTGLSVKTIRFWSDAGVVPPTDRTPAGYRRYGPDALARLDLVRTLRELGVDLATIQRVLAREVTVAEVAAAHAEALDVQILPPCPATGRRGPCCGCAGPCCARWPGGGPHPRRWN from the coding sequence ATGGACGACGACACCCTGCGCACGATCGGGGAACTGGCCCACTTGACCGGCCTTTCGGTCAAGACGATCCGGTTCTGGTCCGACGCGGGCGTGGTGCCGCCGACCGACCGTACCCCCGCCGGCTACCGGCGCTACGGACCCGACGCTCTTGCCCGCCTGGACCTGGTGCGCACGCTGCGCGAACTCGGCGTCGACCTCGCCACCATCCAACGGGTGCTGGCCCGCGAGGTCACCGTCGCCGAGGTCGCGGCCGCGCACGCCGAGGCGCTGGACGTGCAGATCCTCCCTCCTTGCCCGGCAACGGGCAGGAGGGGCCCATGCTGCGGCTGCGCCGGTCCGTGCTGCGCGCGGTGGCCCGGCGGGGGGCCACACCCGAGGAGATGGAACTGA
- a CDS encoding L,D-transpeptidase — MAQGQWERGADGGTWSRRGVLAGLLGAPVLLVAACNGAKGGGSSTVTTPGGGSAADPSPKPQKTSAAVITVSPADGTPNAAFANPVTVTVADGTLDSVKVTDATGRQLAGQLAANGQSWTSTDPLSSGTKYTVAAVATDQAKLQADANTSFGTATPANTFVGHFTPEDGSTVGVGMPVSITFNKAVTNRKAVQQAITVTAEPGVEIVGHWYSSTRLDFRPQQYWAKGTKVTLKLRLKDVQGAAGVYGTQSKDVSFTVGRAQTSVADLAAGTLTVTTDGQVSAVYKVIGGSPQHRTWAGKMVISERFEATKMDSATVGLGDEYNIPDVPHAQRLTTSGTFIHGNYWSAPSAFGSSNTSHGCIALRDVKGGGDPGTDGAKFYRSSITGDVVEVANSGDRTVDPANGLSDWNLSWADWKAGSAI; from the coding sequence GTGGCACAGGGGCAGTGGGAACGTGGCGCGGACGGCGGGACCTGGAGCCGACGCGGGGTGCTGGCCGGGCTGCTCGGCGCGCCGGTCCTGCTGGTCGCGGCCTGCAACGGCGCCAAGGGCGGCGGGTCTTCGACCGTCACCACCCCGGGCGGCGGCTCGGCTGCCGACCCCAGCCCGAAGCCCCAGAAGACGTCGGCGGCCGTGATCACCGTCTCGCCCGCCGACGGCACCCCCAACGCCGCCTTCGCCAACCCGGTCACCGTCACCGTGGCCGACGGCACCCTCGACTCGGTCAAGGTCACCGACGCCACCGGCCGCCAGCTCGCCGGTCAGCTCGCGGCCAACGGGCAGAGCTGGACCAGCACCGACCCGCTGAGCAGCGGCACCAAGTACACGGTGGCGGCCGTCGCGACGGACCAGGCCAAGCTGCAGGCGGACGCCAACACCTCGTTCGGCACCGCCACCCCCGCCAACACCTTCGTCGGCCACTTCACGCCGGAGGACGGCTCCACGGTCGGCGTCGGCATGCCGGTCTCGATCACCTTCAACAAGGCGGTCACCAACCGCAAGGCCGTCCAGCAGGCGATCACCGTGACCGCGGAGCCCGGGGTGGAGATCGTCGGACACTGGTACTCCAGCACCCGACTCGACTTCCGCCCGCAGCAGTACTGGGCCAAGGGCACCAAGGTCACCCTCAAGCTGCGGCTCAAGGACGTCCAGGGGGCCGCCGGCGTCTACGGCACCCAGTCCAAGGACGTGAGCTTCACCGTCGGGCGGGCCCAGACCTCGGTGGCGGACCTCGCGGCCGGCACCCTCACGGTGACTACCGACGGCCAGGTCAGCGCCGTCTACAAGGTGATCGGTGGCTCGCCCCAGCACCGCACCTGGGCGGGCAAGATGGTCATCTCGGAGCGCTTCGAGGCGACCAAGATGGACTCCGCGACGGTCGGCCTCGGCGACGAGTACAACATCCCCGACGTGCCGCACGCCCAGCGCCTGACCACCTCGGGCACCTTCATCCACGGCAACTACTGGTCGGCGCCCTCGGCCTTCGGCAGCTCCAACACCAGCCACGGCTGCATCGCGCTGCGCGACGTCAAGGGCGGCGGCGACCCGGGCACCGACGGCGCGAAGTTCTACCGCAGCTCGATCACGGGTGACGTGGTGGAGGTGGCCAACTCCGGTGACCGCACGGTGGATCCGGCCAACGGGTTGAGCGACTGGAACCTCTCCTGGGCCGACTGGAAGGCCGGCAGCGCGATTTAG
- a CDS encoding ATP-binding cassette domain-containing protein: MPVAIRAENLVKTFGEVRALDGVSLDVPQGTVLGLLGPNGAGKTTTVRVLTTLLRPDSGSATVAGVDVLRHPNQVRSLIGLSGQYAAVDEYLTGRENLQMVGELYQMTARAAKARALELLEWFNLGEAADRTAKTYSGGMRRRLDLAAALVVRPPVMFLDEPTTGLDPRNRLALWEVIETLVEQGTTLLLTTQYLEEADRLAHDIAVVDHGRVIARGTADQLKAQIGGERVEVVVHDATLIAAAVEALKSYAVGDPSVEKNTRRITMPVTGGARVLADVIRELDSREIEIDDIGLRRPTLDDVFLSLTGHATVTENGEAENGGSGGGAGPGGGRRTDRGKDRGKDRGKDRGKGRRVRKEV, from the coding sequence ATGCCAGTAGCCATCCGTGCCGAGAACCTGGTGAAGACCTTCGGCGAGGTGCGCGCCCTGGACGGGGTGAGCCTGGACGTGCCGCAGGGGACGGTGCTCGGACTGCTCGGCCCCAACGGCGCCGGCAAGACGACCACCGTACGGGTCCTGACCACGCTGCTGCGCCCGGACTCCGGCAGCGCCACGGTGGCCGGGGTGGACGTGCTGCGCCACCCCAACCAGGTGCGCAGTCTGATCGGCCTCTCCGGCCAGTACGCCGCCGTCGACGAGTACCTGACGGGGCGCGAGAACCTGCAGATGGTCGGCGAGTTGTACCAGATGACGGCCCGGGCGGCCAAGGCCAGGGCGCTGGAGCTGCTCGAGTGGTTCAACCTCGGCGAGGCGGCCGACCGCACCGCCAAGACCTACTCCGGTGGCATGCGGCGCCGGCTCGACCTGGCGGCCGCGCTGGTGGTGCGCCCGCCGGTGATGTTCCTGGACGAGCCGACCACCGGCCTGGACCCGCGCAACAGGCTCGCGCTGTGGGAGGTCATCGAGACCCTGGTCGAGCAGGGCACCACGCTGCTGCTCACCACGCAGTACCTGGAGGAGGCCGACCGCCTGGCGCACGACATCGCGGTGGTCGACCACGGCAGGGTGATCGCGCGCGGCACCGCCGACCAGCTCAAGGCGCAGATCGGCGGCGAGCGGGTGGAGGTGGTGGTGCACGACGCCACCCTGATCGCTGCCGCCGTCGAGGCATTGAAGAGCTACGCGGTGGGCGACCCCAGCGTGGAGAAGAACACCCGGCGGATCACCATGCCGGTCACCGGTGGCGCCAGGGTGCTGGCCGACGTGATCCGTGAACTGGACTCGCGGGAGATCGAGATCGACGACATCGGGCTGCGCCGGCCCACCCTGGACGACGTCTTCCTGTCGCTGACCGGGCACGCCACCGTGACGGAGAACGGCGAGGCCGAGAACGGTGGGTCCGGGGGCGGCGCGGGGCCGGGCGGGGGCCGGCGCACGGACCGGGGCAAGGACCGGGGCAAGGACCGGGGCAAGGACCGGGGCAAGGGTCGGCGCGTCAGGAAGGAGGTCTGA
- the msrA gene encoding peptide-methionine (S)-S-oxide reductase MsrA, with the protein MLFNRHKTALVTADQALPGRPAPAFVLAEPHTVLGHPLTGPYPPGLEVADFGLGCFWGAERTFWRLPGVWTTLVGYQGGHTPNPTYEEVCSGQTGHTEAVRVVFDPALISYETLLKTFWEAHDPTQGNRQGNDVGTQYRSAVYTHSPAQLATANATREAFQPALSRLGLGPITTEIAPAGPFYPAEPYHQQYLSEAKNPNGYCGLGGTGASCPIGVARTDG; encoded by the coding sequence ATGCTGTTCAACCGCCACAAGACCGCGCTCGTCACCGCCGACCAGGCCCTGCCCGGCCGCCCGGCGCCCGCCTTCGTCCTGGCCGAGCCGCACACCGTGCTCGGCCACCCGCTGACCGGGCCGTACCCGCCCGGTCTTGAGGTCGCCGACTTCGGACTCGGCTGCTTCTGGGGCGCCGAACGGACGTTCTGGCGCCTGCCCGGCGTCTGGACCACCCTGGTCGGCTACCAGGGCGGCCACACCCCCAACCCGACGTACGAGGAGGTGTGCAGCGGGCAGACCGGGCACACCGAGGCCGTCCGGGTGGTCTTCGACCCCGCGCTGATCTCCTACGAGACGCTGCTCAAGACCTTCTGGGAGGCGCACGACCCGACCCAGGGCAACCGCCAGGGCAACGACGTCGGAACCCAGTACCGCTCCGCCGTCTACACCCACTCCCCCGCCCAGCTGGCCACCGCCAACGCCACCCGGGAGGCCTTCCAGCCGGCCCTGAGCCGCCTGGGCCTGGGCCCGATCACCACCGAGATCGCCCCCGCCGGCCCCTTCTACCCCGCCGAGCCCTACCACCAGCAGTACCTGTCCGAGGCCAAGAACCCGAACGGCTACTGCGGCCTGGGCGGCACCGGCGCGAGCTGCCCGATCGGAGTCGCCAGGACCGACGGGTGA
- a CDS encoding cystathionine gamma-synthase, whose translation MTEHQHPQGFETLAIHAGQEADPRTGAVVPPIYQVSTYKQDGVGGLRGGYEYSRSANPTRTALEECLAALEGGQRGLAFASGLAAEDTLLRTVLAPGDHIVIPNDAYGGTFRLFSKVLTRWGVDFSVADTQHPEKVREAFKPNTKALWVETPSNPLLGVTDIAAVAQIAHEAGALLVVDNTFASPYLQQPLALGADVVVHSTTKYMGGHSDVVGGALVAADAELGERLAYHQNAMGAVAGPFDSWLVLRGIKTLGVRMDRHTANAEQIVALLARHPKVTEIFYPGLVSHANHEVAAKQMKAFGGMVSFRVEGGEQAAVEVCNRAKLFTLGESLGGVESLIEHPGRMTHASAAGSLLEVPADLVRLSVGIESADDLVADLAQALN comes from the coding sequence ATGACTGAGCACCAGCACCCTCAGGGCTTCGAGACCCTCGCCATCCACGCGGGTCAGGAAGCCGACCCCCGTACCGGGGCGGTCGTCCCTCCCATCTACCAGGTGTCGACCTACAAGCAGGACGGCGTCGGCGGCCTGCGCGGCGGTTACGAGTACAGCCGGTCGGCGAACCCGACCCGTACGGCGCTGGAGGAGTGCCTGGCGGCGCTGGAGGGCGGGCAGCGCGGGCTGGCCTTCGCCTCCGGCCTGGCCGCCGAGGACACCCTGCTGCGCACCGTGCTCGCCCCCGGCGACCACATCGTGATCCCCAACGACGCCTACGGCGGCACCTTCCGGCTCTTCAGCAAGGTGCTGACCCGCTGGGGCGTGGACTTCTCGGTGGCCGACACCCAGCACCCCGAGAAGGTCCGCGAGGCGTTCAAGCCCAACACCAAGGCGCTCTGGGTCGAGACGCCCAGCAACCCGCTGCTCGGCGTGACCGACATCGCCGCCGTCGCGCAGATCGCCCACGAGGCCGGCGCGCTGCTGGTGGTGGACAACACCTTCGCCAGCCCGTACCTGCAGCAGCCGCTGGCGCTGGGCGCCGACGTGGTGGTGCACTCCACCACCAAGTACATGGGCGGGCACTCCGACGTGGTCGGTGGCGCGCTGGTCGCGGCGGACGCCGAGCTCGGCGAGCGGCTGGCCTACCACCAGAACGCGATGGGCGCGGTGGCCGGGCCGTTCGACTCCTGGCTGGTGCTGCGCGGGATCAAGACGCTGGGCGTGCGGATGGACCGGCACACCGCCAACGCCGAGCAGATCGTGGCACTGCTGGCCCGCCACCCGAAGGTCACCGAGATCTTCTACCCGGGTCTGGTCTCGCACGCCAACCACGAGGTGGCGGCCAAGCAGATGAAGGCCTTCGGCGGCATGGTCTCGTTCCGGGTGGAGGGCGGCGAGCAGGCGGCGGTCGAGGTCTGCAACCGGGCCAAGCTGTTCACCCTCGGTGAGTCGCTGGGCGGCGTGGAGTCGCTGATCGAGCACCCCGGGCGGATGACGCACGCCTCGGCGGCCGGTTCGCTGCTCGAGGTGCCGGCCGACCTGGTGCGGCTGTCGGTGGGCATCGAGTCGGCCGACGACCTGGTCGCCGACCTGGCCCAGGCGCTGAACTGA
- a CDS encoding ABC transporter permease, whose product MSASTATEHAIGGAVPRQRHGIGAMLHDSWVVARRNLRRMSRIPEIVVFGLMQPVMFVLLFSYVMGGAIKIPMAGSSSSIYIQFLMAGIFAQTVTFAVAGASAGIAEDMTKGLVDRFRSLPMTRSAVLVGRTLADLVQTGFTLLVLALVALAVGWRIHHDFFRALAAFALLLLLGYAFSWIGALIGLSVRSPEAATSAGLIWLFPLTFVSNAFVPISSMPGWLQPIAYWNPFSSTVQACRDLFGNQIGPVDRAWPMQHAIGVSIVSSLVVLAVFSWLSVRKYRSAVG is encoded by the coding sequence ATGAGTGCGTCCACCGCGACCGAGCACGCCATCGGCGGCGCCGTCCCGCGTCAGCGGCACGGGATCGGGGCCATGCTGCACGACTCCTGGGTGGTCGCCCGGCGCAATTTGCGTCGGATGTCCAGAATTCCGGAAATCGTAGTTTTTGGGCTTATGCAGCCGGTGATGTTCGTGCTGCTCTTCTCCTACGTGATGGGTGGGGCCATCAAGATCCCGATGGCCGGCTCCAGTTCCTCGATCTACATCCAGTTCCTGATGGCCGGCATCTTCGCGCAGACCGTCACCTTCGCGGTGGCGGGCGCCTCGGCCGGCATCGCGGAGGACATGACCAAGGGGCTGGTGGACCGGTTCCGCTCGCTGCCGATGACCCGCTCGGCGGTGTTGGTCGGGCGGACCCTGGCCGACCTGGTGCAGACCGGGTTCACGCTGCTGGTGCTCGCACTGGTCGCGCTGGCGGTCGGCTGGCGGATCCACCACGACTTCTTCCGGGCGCTGGCGGCCTTCGCGCTGCTCCTGCTGCTCGGCTACGCGTTCTCCTGGATCGGCGCGCTGATCGGGCTCTCGGTGCGCAGTCCGGAGGCGGCCACCTCGGCCGGGCTGATCTGGCTCTTCCCGCTGACCTTCGTCTCCAACGCGTTCGTCCCGATCAGCAGCATGCCGGGCTGGCTGCAGCCGATCGCCTACTGGAACCCGTTCAGCTCCACCGTCCAGGCCTGCCGTGACCTGTTCGGCAACCAGATCGGCCCGGTGGACCGGGCCTGGCCGATGCAGCACGCGATCGGGGTCTCGATCGTCTCCTCGCTGGTGGTGCTGGCGGTCTTCTCCTGGCTGTCGGTGCGCAAGTACCGCTCCGCGGTCGGGTAG